The sequence AGATTATCAATGGTAAAAGCAAATAACGAACGCGTAAAAGCACTACAAGAAAACTGGGAATTGGATCAAAGATGGAAGGGTGTATCCCGACCGTATTCGGCTGAAGATGTCATTCGTTTAAGAGGATCAATTGATATCGAGCATACTCTTGCTCGACGCGGATCTGAAAAGCTGTGGGATCTGCTTCACAAAGAGGACTATATCAATGCACTTGGTGCCTTGACCGGAAACCAGGCTGTCCAACAAGTCAGAGCCGGCCTGAAAGCGATTTACTTAAGTGGATGGCAGGTAGCGGCCGATGCCAACCTTGCCGGGCAAATGTATCCCGACCAAAGCTTATATCCTGCGAACTCAGTACCATCCGTGGTAAAGAGAATCAATCAAGCCCTGCAGCGTGCAGACCAGGTTCATTATGTAGAAGGGGATGAATCGATTGATTGGTTTGTGCCGATTGTAGCCGATGCAGAAGCGGGCTTCGGAGGACAGCTTAATGTATTCGAACTCATGAAGGGTATGATCGAATCAGGGGCTTCAGCCGTCCACTTTGAAGATCAGCTTTCTTCTGAAAAGAAATGCGGACACTTGGGAGGCAAAGTATTACTGCCGACACAAACGTCCGTGAAGAATTTAATTTCAGCACGTCTGGCAGCTGATGTAATGGGTGTACCAACATTAATCGTAGCCCGTACAGATGCGAATGCCGCAGATTTAATCACGAGTGATGTGGATCCGTACGATGCGCAGTTCATTACAGGGGAACGCACTCCTGAAGGGTTCTTCCGTACAAGAGCGGGACTTGATCAGGCGATTGCAAGAGGCTTGGCTTATGCTCCTTATGCAGATCTTGTGTGGTGTGAAACATCAGAACCGAGCCTTGAAGAAGCTCGCCAATTTGCTGAGGCGATTCACGCTGAGCATCCAGGGAAATTATTGGCGTATAACTGCTCACCATCCTTTAACTGGAAAAAGAAACTGGACGATGAAACGATCGCTAAGTTCCAAAAGGAGCTTGGGAAAATGGGCTATAAGTTCCAGTTCGTAACGCTTGCAGGATTCCATGCACTGAACCATAGCATGTTCGAGCTTGCGAGAGGATACAAAGAGCGCGGAATGGCTGCATATTCTCAGCTTCAAGAAGCGGAATTTGCCAGCGAGAAATATGGCTATTCAGCTACGAGACATCAGCGCGAAGTAGGAACAGGCTACTTTGATGAAGTATCGATGGTGATCTCAGGTGGAACATCCTCTACAACAGCCCTTAAAGGTTCAACAGAGGCTGCTCAATTCTAAAGAATTCAATTGCATAAAAATATAAATGAAGGTCCGTCCCTCGGGGGTTGCTATACCCTGAGGGACGGACCTTTCTTTTGGGCGCTTCTCCGGGTAGTACTATCGATGCAAATTTGTGAATAAATTAACTTTATAGAAAATATTTATAAATATACTATTGATTTTATTAATATACATACATATAATTAGAGCTAATTTAAATTTAATCTGCGTGGTGAATAGATATGAATGTTGGTATTGTTGGTAGTACGGGTTACGGTGGAGTGGAGCTTCATCGATTGTTGGTAAATCATCCGAATGTGGATAATTGTATTTTGTATTCATCTTCTTTGGAGGGGGCACTATATGCAGATCAATATCCACA is a genomic window of Rossellomorea sp. y25 containing:
- the aceA gene encoding isocitrate lyase; translation: MVKANNERVKALQENWELDQRWKGVSRPYSAEDVIRLRGSIDIEHTLARRGSEKLWDLLHKEDYINALGALTGNQAVQQVRAGLKAIYLSGWQVAADANLAGQMYPDQSLYPANSVPSVVKRINQALQRADQVHYVEGDESIDWFVPIVADAEAGFGGQLNVFELMKGMIESGASAVHFEDQLSSEKKCGHLGGKVLLPTQTSVKNLISARLAADVMGVPTLIVARTDANAADLITSDVDPYDAQFITGERTPEGFFRTRAGLDQAIARGLAYAPYADLVWCETSEPSLEEARQFAEAIHAEHPGKLLAYNCSPSFNWKKKLDDETIAKFQKELGKMGYKFQFVTLAGFHALNHSMFELARGYKERGMAAYSQLQEAEFASEKYGYSATRHQREVGTGYFDEVSMVISGGTSSTTALKGSTEAAQF